TCACTGCCGAGCTGCTTGAGCACCTGGGCCATCTTCAGGTCACCGACAGTGCCGCAACGTGAGCCGTGAAGGGTCCGCACACTACCGGACAACTCAGGCGATTGGGAACCAGGAGGCGTGGGAAAAAGGCTGCTCGTCACGTGACGAGTGAAACCGGTCGCCCTTGCCTCCCCTGGCTTTTTGCTGTGTCAGTCGAGTGCCGGACCTTCCTAAGTTGCGCCTAACCCTTTGCAGCTGTTTTTCCATCCTTGCCGATAAACCGCTTGGTCAGCCAGCGGTCCAGGCGGGCAAGGTTGTCGGCCTGCCGCTCGTAAGCCGCGTTGATGGCGCGCAGCCGGGTCTGCAGGGCCTGCAGGCGCTCGTCGCCGAGCGGCACGTCCTCACGCTTCCAGTCGCGTCGGCGGTTGCCCGCCAGATCATGGGTGGCGCGGCGCAGGATCACCATGTCGCGGGCCTCATCCAGCGGCATGCCCAGGGAGCGCAGGTCAATCAGATCACGCAGCAGCCGCAGCGAGTAGGGACCGTACAGCAGTCGCCCCGACGCGGTGGTCA
Above is a genomic segment from Deinococcus aerolatus containing:
- a CDS encoding MerR family transcriptional regulator, which translates into the protein MSTDAPATTFYTTAELAREAGVTRRTVMHYAELELLTPDLTTASGRLLYGPYSLRLLRDLIDLRSLGMPLDEARDMVILRRATHDLAGNRRRDWKREDVPLGDERLQALQTRLRAINAAYERQADNLARLDRWLTKRFIGKDGKTAAKG